One genomic segment of Ctenopharyngodon idella isolate HZGC_01 chromosome 7, HZGC01, whole genome shotgun sequence includes these proteins:
- the zgc:92664 gene encoding chromatin complexes subunit BAP18 encodes MTSASTKVGEIFSAAGAAFTKLGELTMQLHPVADISPAGAQMKTTVKRKLYEDGGVPLSTDSPKKSTKKVPVSMAPPAPPKVIAVPTSQVVVTTGLQRPTTGASSIKSSKTADVTLSALNDSDANSDLVDIEGLGDSSTSKKLNFDQESLNLDSSLIMNSSDLPLLSR; translated from the exons ATGACTTCAGCCTCTACCAag GTTGGTGAGATCTTTTCTGCAGCTGGAGCTGCTTTCACAAAACTGGGAGAGCTGACCATGCAGCTGCATCCAGTGGCCGATATTAGTCCAGCAGG GGCACAAATGAAAACAACCGTCAAGAGGAAGCTTTATGAAGATGGTGGAGTTCCTTTATCCACCGATTCACCAAAGAAGAGTACCAAAAAGGTGCCAGTTTCTATGGCTCCCCCAGCCCCACCTAAAGTCATCGCTGTGCCAACATCTCAGGTTGTGGTGACTACAGGTTTACAGCGCCCAACCACAGGTGCATCTAGCATTAAGTCATCAAAAACGGCAG aTGTCACACTGAGTGCACTGAATGACTCTGATGCCAACAGCGATCTGGTAGATATCGAGGGGCTGGGTGATAGTTCCACATCTAAAAAGCTCAATTTTGATCAAG AAAGTCTAAATCTCGACTCCAGTCTCATCATGAATTCCAGTGACTTGCCATTGTTATCCCGTTGA
- the ache gene encoding acetylcholinesterase, with product MKTSDIFLLPAVLLMYLFNCCLAQSESDLIVATRLGRVQGVRLPVPDRSHVIAFLGIPYAEPPLGKRRFKKAEPKKPWNGVFEASEYPNACFQFVDTSYPGFPGIEMWNPNRVMSEDCLYLNVWVPPAPRPQNLTVMVWIYGGGFYSGSSSLDVYDGRYLAYSEKVVVVSMNYRVGAFGFLALNGSSEAPGNVGLLDQRMALQWVQENIHFFGGNPKLVTIFGESAGGASVGMHVLSPDSRPFFTRAIMQSGVPNTPWATVSFDEARRRATSLGKLVGCKEGNDTELVDCLRNKQPQELIDQEWLVLPYSSLFRFSFVPVVDGIFLPDTPDAMLSSGNFKYTQILMGVNQDEGSYFLLYGAPGFSKDNESLISREDFLEGVKMGVPHANEIGLEAVILQYTDWMDENNPQKNRDAMDDIVGDQNVICPLQHFAKSYAHHVALHSQPGAAAPGTLGWGNSGPASYNSGNSQGAVYLYLFDHRASNLAWPEWMGVIHGYEIEFVFGLPLEKRLNYTADEEKLSRRIMKYWANFARTGNPNANTDGTFTDNRQSKRWPQFTSTEQKHVGLNTEPLKVHKGLRTQVCALWNRFLPRLLNITDNIDDVERQWKMEFHRWSSYMMHWKSQFDHYSKQERCTDL from the exons ATGAAGACCTCAGACATTTTCCTTCTGCCCGCTGTGCTCCTCATGTACCTCTTCAACTGCTGTCTTGCACAGAGTGAATCTGACCTCATAGTAGCAACAAGGTTGGGCCGTGTGCAGGGTGTACGCTTGCCTGTTCCAGACCGGAGTCATGTGATTGCTTTCTTGGGCATCCCATACGCTGAACCTCCGCTGGGGAAGAGGCGTTTCAAGAAAGCAGAGCCCAAAAAGCCCTGGAATGGTGTCTTCGAGGCTAGCGAATACCCAAATGCCTGCTTTCAGTTTGTAGACACCTCTTACCCAGGCTTTCCAGGTATCGAGATGTGGAACCCCAACAGAGTGATGAGCGAAGACTGCCTGTACCTTAATGTGTGGGTACCTCCTGCCCCTAGGCCACAGAATCTCACAGTAATGGTCTGGATATACGGTGGCGGCTTCTATAGTGGCTCCTCCTCTCTCGACGTCTATGATGGTCGATACTTGGCATACTCTGAAAAGGTAGTGGTTGTGTCTATGAACTATCGTGTTGGAGCTTTTGGATTCCTTGCCCTCAATGGCTCATCAGAAGCACCAGGAAATGTGGGTCTCCTTGACCAGAGGATGGCCCTCCAGTGGGTCCAAGAAAACATCCACTTCTTTGGCGGTAATCCAAAACTGGTCACCATTTTTGGAGAAAGTGCTGGGGGAGCATCAGTTGGCATGCATGTTCTGTCACCAGACAGCCGCCCGTTCTTCACACGTGCCATAATGCAGAGCGGTGTTCCTAATACCCCCTGGGCTACTGTTAGCTTTGATGAGGCTCGTCGGAGGGCCACCTCGTTAGGCAAACTCGTTGGCTGCAAGGAGGGTAATGATACTGAGCTGGTTGACTGCCTGAGGAACAAACAACCACAGGAACTAATTGATCAGGAGTGGCTAGTGCTCCCTTATAGCAGCTTGTTCCGCTTTTCCTTTGTACCCGTCGTAGATGGCATTTTTCTTCCCGACACCCCAGATGCCATGCTTAGCTCGGGGAACTTTAAATACACTCAGATCCTGATGGGTGTAAATCAGGATGAGGGATCTTACTTCTTGCTTTATGGTGCACCAGGATTCAGTAAAGACAATGAGAGTTTGATATCTCGAGAAGACTTTCTTGAAGGTGTGAAGATGGGCGTTCCTCATGCTAATGAGATTGGCTTGGAGGCAGTTATCCTTCAGTACACTGACTGGATGGATGAGAACAACCCCCAGAAGAATCGAGACGCCATGGACGATATTGTAGGAGATCAAAATGTCATCTGTCCTCTGCAGCACTTTGCGAAGTCTTATGCCCACCACGTTGCCCTCCATTCCCAGCCAGGAGCTGCAGCTCCAGGGACACTAGGCTGGGGAAACTCAGGACCAGCAAGCTACAACAGTGGCAACTCACAAG GTGCTGTGTACCTTTACCTGTTTGACCATCGAGCCTCAAACCTGGCCTGGCCTGAGTGGATGGGTGTAATCCATGGTTATGAAATTGAGTTTGTGTTTGGCCTGCCATTAGAAAAACGACTCAATTACACAGCAGACGAAGAGAAACTCAGTCGACGAATAATGAAATACTGGGCCAACTTCGCTCGCACTGG TAATCCCAACGCTAACACCGATGGCACCTTCACAGACAATCGACAGTCGAAGCGGTGGCCTCAATTTACATCTACTGAGCAAAAGCATGTGGGCTTGAACACCGAGCCACTAAAGGTGCACAAAGGTCTAAGAACACAGGTTTGTGCTCTGTGGAACCGCTTCCTGCCTCGCCTGCTTAACATCACAG acaacattgatgatgttgAACGACAGTGGAAAATGGAGTTCCATCGCTGGAGCTCTTACATGATGCACTGGAAGAGCCAGTTCGACCATTACAGCAAGCAGGAGCGCTGCACAGACCTCTAG